From Candidatus Nucleicultrix amoebiphila FS5, a single genomic window includes:
- a CDS encoding Rpn family recombination-promoting nuclease/putative transposase, with protein sequence MGLQWMRPKFIASVVSLFMMSPGESHGSFLVEDLVQGVSRLCLKKKTEPKKVHPFSQNKTLASRQGKIKFPMSHKHFQRRSFTTSPKLLKEPGSWIQQAKQVFGRPTYDATVKKVLADDEARLDFIKTFAKLPDVVSTQPLDASLNPIRRMSNLKELLRDSKIVDYMEDVQQHPTQYKVMGYKKTSPLGTTFLRGVGAHYGDLLSLLPLEQRDSEVDVLCRLSTDEYVLVEVQVKKQNYWDKRALAYAAHVYGNQLRKGQPWKDLKKLICINVLGAGPESTRFWPKGAHFMRHYIMQDQKDPNNIIPELQLIQYSLGNVRGDEEELKENKDLKDWLDYYRNAQNLKEIPEGLSPGLHKAYELSKDTGLLEKERADYDEQDDDFSRYSHHIDSMKMEALEEGREEGIEKGKEEGKKEGIKEASLEIARNMIKDHVKIESIISYTGLTEEEIKNLQE encoded by the coding sequence ATGGGTCTGCAGTGGATGCGTCCAAAATTTATAGCAAGTGTCGTAAGTTTATTTATGATGAGTCCTGGCGAAAGCCACGGGTCTTTCTTGGTTGAAGACTTGGTCCAAGGTGTTAGCCGCCTGTGCTTAAAGAAAAAAACAGAACCGAAAAAAGTTCATCCTTTCAGTCAGAACAAGACGCTTGCTTCTCGACAGGGAAAAATAAAATTCCCTATGAGCCATAAACATTTCCAGCGTCGGTCTTTTACAACAAGTCCTAAGCTGCTTAAGGAGCCAGGGTCTTGGATACAACAAGCAAAGCAGGTTTTTGGTCGTCCCACCTATGATGCCACCGTTAAAAAGGTTCTCGCCGACGATGAGGCCCGTCTGGATTTTATCAAAACCTTTGCCAAGCTTCCGGACGTTGTCTCAACCCAACCTCTCGATGCTTCCCTAAATCCAATTCGACGAATGAGCAATCTTAAAGAACTTTTGAGGGATTCAAAAATCGTAGACTATATGGAAGATGTCCAACAGCATCCCACCCAATACAAAGTGATGGGCTATAAAAAAACCTCGCCGTTGGGGACAACGTTTTTGCGAGGCGTTGGAGCACACTATGGAGATCTCTTAAGCTTATTACCCCTGGAACAACGAGACTCTGAGGTAGATGTGTTGTGTCGCTTGTCGACGGATGAGTATGTTTTGGTGGAAGTTCAAGTCAAGAAACAGAACTATTGGGATAAGAGAGCCCTTGCTTATGCCGCCCATGTTTATGGTAATCAGTTGCGGAAGGGCCAACCCTGGAAAGATCTTAAAAAGTTGATTTGTATCAATGTCTTAGGAGCTGGACCTGAAAGCACACGGTTCTGGCCTAAAGGAGCGCACTTTATGCGCCATTACATCATGCAAGATCAAAAGGATCCGAATAATATCATTCCTGAATTACAATTGATTCAGTATTCCTTGGGCAATGTAAGGGGCGATGAAGAAGAGCTCAAAGAGAATAAGGATCTTAAAGATTGGCTCGACTATTATCGAAACGCTCAGAACTTGAAAGAAATTCCCGAAGGCCTCAGCCCTGGACTCCACAAGGCCTATGAGTTAAGCAAAGATACGGGTTTATTGGAGAAGGAACGCGCTGATTACGACGAGCAAGATGACGACTTTTCTCGCTATTCTCATCACATCGACTCTATGAAAATGGAAGCCCTGGAAGAGGGCAGAGAAGAAGGTATAGAAAAAGGCAAAGAAGAGGGTAAAAAAGAAGGCATAAAAGAAGCGAGCCTTGAGATCGCGAGAAATATGATCAAGGATCATGTCAAAATCGAATCCATTATCTCTTACACCGGACTTACGGAAGAAGAGATCAAAAACTTACAGGAATAG
- the lepA gene encoding translation elongation factor 4 produces MKTFDDIRNFAIIAHIDHGKSTLADRLIEYCGGLEARELKSQVLDSMDIERERGITIKAQTVRLNYKAHDGKIYQLNLMDTPGHVDFAYEVSRSLAACEGSLLVVDASQGVEAQTLANVYQAIENNHEIIPVLNKIDLPAAEPERVKQQIEEVIGLDAQDAVLISAKTGIGIGDVLEALVKRLPPPKGSEEAPLKALLVDSWYDQYLGVIILVRIKDGILRKNMKVRMMSTGASYQVENVGVFTPKKVSVSELKPGEIGYFTASIKFVADANVGDTVTDDRKPTNEALPGFKPSVPVVFCGLFPIDANDFENLRDSLEKLHLNDASFTYEAETSAALGFGFRCGFLGLLHLEIIQERLEREFNLDLITTAPSVVYRIHMTNGQIVELHNPADFPDVVKIDHIEEPWIKATIMVPDEFVGAVLTLCTDRRGEQIDLTYVGNRAMIVYRLPLNEVVFDFYDRLKSASRGYASFDYEVDEYREGDLVKLAILVNGDPVDALSCIVHKSQSESRGRHLCGRLKDLIPKQLFKIALQAAIGGKVIARETISAMRKDVTAKCYGGDISRKRKLLDKQKEGKKRMRQFGKVEIPQKAFIEALKMGKD; encoded by the coding sequence ATGAAAACTTTTGATGATATTCGAAATTTCGCCATTATCGCTCATATCGACCATGGAAAATCAACCCTTGCTGATCGTCTTATTGAATATTGTGGAGGACTTGAAGCACGTGAACTGAAATCTCAAGTTCTTGATAGTATGGATATCGAGCGAGAGCGTGGTATTACAATTAAAGCTCAAACAGTGCGCTTAAACTATAAAGCCCATGATGGTAAGATCTATCAACTCAATCTGATGGATACTCCTGGTCACGTTGACTTTGCCTATGAGGTGAGCCGGTCTTTGGCTGCTTGTGAGGGGTCTTTACTTGTTGTAGATGCTAGCCAAGGTGTTGAAGCTCAGACATTGGCAAACGTTTACCAAGCTATTGAAAATAATCACGAAATAATCCCCGTTTTGAATAAAATTGATTTACCCGCTGCTGAACCCGAGCGCGTAAAACAGCAAATCGAAGAAGTGATAGGTCTTGATGCTCAGGACGCAGTGCTTATTTCTGCTAAAACCGGCATCGGTATTGGTGATGTTCTAGAAGCTCTCGTCAAACGTTTGCCACCTCCAAAGGGATCAGAGGAAGCACCTCTGAAAGCGCTTTTGGTGGATAGTTGGTATGATCAGTACTTAGGTGTGATTATTCTTGTACGTATTAAAGATGGTATTTTGCGTAAGAATATGAAAGTTCGCATGATGTCTACGGGTGCTTCTTATCAAGTAGAAAATGTGGGAGTATTTACGCCAAAAAAAGTTTCTGTTTCTGAACTCAAACCCGGTGAAATTGGCTATTTTACTGCTAGTATAAAATTTGTTGCCGATGCCAACGTTGGTGATACAGTAACCGATGATCGCAAGCCAACGAATGAGGCTTTGCCTGGATTTAAACCGAGCGTTCCTGTGGTATTCTGCGGTTTATTTCCTATTGATGCTAATGATTTTGAAAATTTACGTGATAGCCTAGAAAAACTTCATTTGAATGATGCAAGTTTTACCTATGAAGCTGAAACTTCTGCGGCTTTGGGATTTGGTTTTCGGTGTGGGTTTCTTGGATTGCTACACTTAGAAATTATTCAAGAACGTCTTGAACGTGAATTTAATCTTGATCTTATTACGACAGCTCCAAGCGTTGTGTATCGCATTCATATGACGAATGGTCAGATAGTAGAGTTGCACAATCCTGCTGATTTTCCTGATGTGGTGAAGATTGATCACATTGAAGAACCATGGATTAAAGCAACAATTATGGTACCCGATGAATTTGTTGGAGCTGTGTTAACGTTGTGTACAGATCGACGTGGCGAACAAATTGATCTGACTTACGTTGGGAATCGTGCCATGATTGTTTATCGTTTGCCTTTGAACGAAGTCGTATTTGATTTTTATGATCGTTTGAAATCCGCCTCCAGAGGATATGCGAGCTTTGATTATGAAGTTGACGAATATCGCGAAGGTGATTTGGTAAAACTTGCGATTTTGGTTAATGGAGATCCAGTGGATGCACTTTCTTGTATTGTGCACAAAAGCCAGTCCGAATCCAGAGGGCGCCATCTATGTGGAAGATTAAAGGATTTGATCCCAAAACAACTTTTCAAAATTGCTCTGCAAGCTGCTATTGGTGGAAAAGTGATTGCTCGTGAAACAATTTCAGCTATGCGTAAAGATGTCACCGCTAAGTGTTATGGTGGCGATATTTCTCGTAAGAGAAAACTTCTTGATAAACAAAAAGAAGGAAAAAAACGCATGCGTCAATTTGGTAAGGTTGAAATTCCCCAGAAAGCCTTTATTGAAGCGCTAAAAATGGGCAAAGACTAA
- a CDS encoding Rpn family recombination-promoting nuclease/putative transposase, which produces MGLQWVRLKFIASVVSLFMMSPGDSQGSFLMKDLVDGMKGLTLRSKPLLPKNQHRSFAQKARQEFPKKYPKGVYIHATEDSVFKHVMQKDHFRNSFLSAVLGEEILESEYLDQALNPLKSFTALRGFINDKKHILLMKEVEKDLKDPLVINARTNRSMGKMREFLKQLAPIYYHLVASLPAEERNTQLDLICKTRFGLINVEVQVEPQNFWDIRILDHVCGLFHRQFPKGFKWSELKTDVDLADKVRKVVGISLFETPPKVPHHLHQLLPWYRMEPWGEDELRRDFVLAEKKVPRMTRSGLEFIDINLGALSHHKPLSVLAGESADYREWLELLAHGHLKSMEEVEQSVSSPVIKEAYHTIRTLPEDVMMRYEEAYIKRQNISHYVSAQKEEGIKEGIEKGRIEGMKEGIEKGIKEASLEIARKLLKKNLSSEEVAATTGLSLEELKTLQ; this is translated from the coding sequence ATGGGCCTGCAATGGGTGCGTCTAAAATTTATAGCAAGTGTCGTAAGTTTATTTATGATGAGTCCTGGCGACAGCCAGGGGTCGTTCTTGATGAAAGACCTGGTCGATGGCATGAAGGGACTTACGCTTCGAAGCAAGCCTCTCCTTCCAAAAAACCAGCATCGGTCTTTTGCACAGAAAGCGCGCCAAGAGTTTCCCAAAAAATATCCCAAAGGCGTTTACATCCATGCGACCGAGGATTCGGTGTTTAAGCATGTGATGCAAAAGGATCATTTTCGGAATTCCTTTTTGAGTGCCGTCTTGGGAGAAGAAATTCTAGAGTCTGAATACTTGGATCAGGCCCTGAATCCTCTTAAAAGTTTTACAGCGCTCAGAGGTTTTATAAACGATAAAAAGCATATCCTTCTTATGAAGGAGGTTGAGAAGGACCTGAAGGATCCCCTTGTCATCAATGCCAGGACCAATAGATCCATGGGTAAGATGCGTGAGTTTTTAAAACAGCTTGCGCCGATTTATTATCATCTTGTGGCCTCGCTGCCGGCAGAAGAGCGCAATACCCAGCTGGATTTGATTTGTAAAACACGGTTTGGGTTGATCAATGTGGAAGTGCAAGTTGAACCGCAGAATTTCTGGGACATTCGTATTCTTGATCATGTGTGTGGTTTGTTTCATCGCCAGTTTCCCAAGGGGTTTAAATGGTCAGAGCTTAAAACGGATGTAGACCTTGCTGACAAAGTAAGAAAAGTCGTTGGGATTAGCCTCTTTGAAACCCCGCCCAAGGTGCCCCATCACCTTCATCAACTTCTGCCCTGGTATCGGATGGAGCCTTGGGGAGAAGATGAATTACGCCGGGATTTTGTGTTAGCAGAGAAGAAGGTTCCCCGAATGACACGGAGCGGTCTTGAGTTCATCGATATTAACCTTGGGGCTTTATCCCATCATAAACCTCTCTCAGTCTTAGCGGGGGAGTCTGCGGACTATCGCGAGTGGCTCGAGTTGCTCGCCCATGGTCATTTAAAGTCTATGGAAGAAGTTGAACAGAGTGTGTCGTCACCGGTGATTAAGGAAGCCTATCACACCATTCGAACGCTTCCAGAAGATGTGATGATGCGCTATGAGGAAGCTTATATCAAACGTCAAAATATTAGTCATTATGTGAGCGCCCAAAAAGAAGAAGGAATAAAAGAAGGGATAGAAAAAGGCAGAATAGAAGGGATGAAAGAAGGCATAGAAAAAGGCATAAAAGAGGCCAGCCTTGAGATTGCGAGAAAATTACTCAAAAAAAATCTCTCTTCGGAAGAGGTTGCAGCGACCACAGGTCTTTCTTTAGAAGAGCTCAAAACTCTCCAGTAA
- the accD gene encoding acetyl-CoA carboxylase, carboxyltransferase subunit beta, with product MNWLTNFVRPKLRSLVGKDVPENLWQKCPGCEQMLFHRELVDNLHVCRHCGHHLRLDPFQRLELLMDPKYTLVPLPKSVDDPLKFKDLKKYSERLKDSRHKLKQDDALIIANGTMGGHPVVMAVFDFRFMGGSMGMTVGSGLIKAAELAIKNKAAYVVVPSSGGARMQEGILSLMQMPRTTIAVRLIKEATLPYITLLTDPTTGGVSASFAMLGDISIAEPGATIGFAGARVIKETIREQLPAGFQTAEYLLEHGMVDMVIPRSELRDKMISMLSIIFKKNAPKKR from the coding sequence ATGAACTGGCTCACCAACTTTGTTCGCCCCAAACTGCGCTCTCTTGTAGGTAAGGATGTACCTGAGAACCTCTGGCAGAAATGTCCAGGATGTGAGCAAATGCTCTTCCATCGAGAATTGGTCGATAATCTTCATGTGTGTCGACATTGTGGCCATCATTTGCGATTAGACCCTTTTCAACGACTCGAGTTGTTGATGGACCCCAAATACACTCTAGTTCCTTTACCCAAGAGCGTTGATGACCCACTTAAATTTAAAGATTTAAAGAAATACAGTGAACGCCTTAAAGATTCTCGTCATAAACTCAAACAAGACGACGCTCTTATAATTGCTAATGGTACAATGGGGGGACATCCTGTTGTCATGGCTGTCTTTGACTTCCGTTTTATGGGAGGCTCTATGGGCATGACCGTTGGCAGTGGATTGATAAAAGCTGCTGAACTGGCCATTAAAAATAAGGCCGCTTATGTAGTCGTGCCTTCATCTGGAGGGGCGCGTATGCAAGAAGGTATCCTTTCTTTAATGCAAATGCCCCGTACTACCATTGCCGTTCGATTAATCAAAGAAGCAACGTTGCCTTATATCACACTGTTAACCGACCCAACCACAGGGGGCGTTTCAGCATCTTTTGCTATGTTGGGCGATATCTCAATAGCAGAACCTGGTGCTACTATTGGCTTTGCAGGTGCCAGAGTCATTAAAGAAACAATCCGAGAGCAATTGCCAGCAGGCTTTCAAACAGCAGAGTATTTATTAGAGCATGGTATGGTTGATATGGTCATTCCTCGCTCGGAACTACGAGACAAAATGATCTCAATGTTATCCATTATTTTTAAAAAGAACGCGCCAAAGAAGCGCTAA
- a CDS encoding helix-turn-helix domain-containing protein, with protein sequence MKREARIIEGVMRMKFEEIYDRFQKGRLTTQEAAELLSVSVSTFYRKRERYREEGFEGTYGDRRLGRVSPHRAEDGEVRWSLYDTYFVNDLL encoded by the coding sequence ATGAAGAGAGAAGCACGGATAATTGAAGGAGTCATGAGGATGAAGTTTGAAGAGATCTATGATCGCTTTCAAAAGGGGCGATTAACAACCCAAGAAGCAGCAGAGTTACTAAGCGTGAGTGTGAGTACATTTTATCGCAAGCGGGAGAGATATAGGGAAGAAGGCTTTGAAGGGACGTATGGGGACCGACGCTTAGGCAGGGTATCGCCCCACCGGGCAGAGGATGGAGAGGTTCGATGGTCACTCTACGACACATACTTTGTTAACGATCTCTTGTAA